A single Streptomyces sp. 2114.4 DNA region contains:
- a CDS encoding DUF1266 domain-containing protein, producing the protein MTIWSWPFRRETAERALLHSAAERGGAVSDAEIAGVKQLIGRITRYEGRFRAEGILAANSGVRSALAWDYGRASCMARWGVGARFTDIWEAEQAVAHVSQLSRMTYNSWAEFAAGYFLGRCLHFDDEQFGHWYTDMLHAHKVLATHAESPWRAVPWA; encoded by the coding sequence ATGACGATCTGGTCGTGGCCCTTCAGGCGGGAGACAGCTGAGAGGGCCTTGCTCCACAGCGCCGCCGAGAGGGGCGGTGCTGTCTCCGATGCCGAGATCGCCGGAGTGAAGCAACTGATCGGTCGTATCACGCGCTACGAAGGCCGGTTCCGCGCAGAGGGCATCCTTGCCGCAAACAGCGGCGTGCGGTCCGCTCTGGCGTGGGATTACGGACGGGCCTCCTGCATGGCCCGCTGGGGAGTCGGCGCACGCTTCACGGACATCTGGGAAGCTGAACAGGCCGTCGCGCACGTCTCACAGCTGAGCCGCATGACATACAACTCCTGGGCAGAATTCGCCGCCGGCTACTTCCTCGGGCGCTGCCTGCACTTCGACGACGAGCAGTTCGGACACTGGTACACAGACATGCTCCACGCCCATAAAGTGCTAGCCACTCATGCCGAAAGCCCCTGGCGTGCCGTCCCCTGGGCATGA
- a CDS encoding Mucin-2, protein MVSFHASALDGVARNPALPTPLLLRLLAFDGGGDRPPRDALQRAGLPEPAVVVVLAHPNPGARIDFAMSARAEPAQRARLADDPSPKVRAALAYGPEVYDPRTKVAPLPDAVCVRLLDDPAPSVRMALLDSPHLAPSFVASMATHHSSAARREAVRAWGILPPGERSALLADPDPEVRRAAALWECRRDALVTAELLRDPKSAAEALRRGLLVRADAERCVAERTHLADLAENPSLPADLVERLAVDPDGAVRLAVSLRPELDETRRIAIDFTVGDFDRGDGVQWVRDGLADPEVLPRAAASAHPLLRRAAARSPHLPPDLLRLLAPVEDPVVENHLGIHHPDTPEEVLLRVYARLGGTFSAWMAETHPRFPREGLASRYADHPDGNYRRLAVRDPAATPALIERLSHDPAVWTRQAAAGDPRLPLHRLREALHVPELASNAGANPALPEDEMAAVLDKAGVPA, encoded by the coding sequence ATGGTGTCGTTCCACGCATCCGCTCTGGACGGAGTCGCCCGCAATCCAGCGCTGCCGACACCGCTGCTACTGCGCCTGCTCGCCTTCGACGGAGGCGGTGACCGTCCGCCCCGTGACGCCCTCCAGCGGGCCGGACTCCCTGAGCCGGCCGTCGTGGTGGTCCTGGCCCACCCGAACCCGGGCGCCCGGATCGACTTCGCCATGAGCGCCAGGGCGGAGCCTGCACAGCGGGCCCGGCTCGCGGACGATCCTTCTCCCAAGGTGCGGGCTGCTCTTGCGTACGGACCCGAGGTGTACGACCCGCGCACAAAGGTCGCGCCGCTCCCGGACGCCGTGTGCGTCCGCCTGCTCGACGACCCCGCCCCTTCTGTCCGGATGGCCCTGCTGGACTCGCCCCATTTGGCGCCGTCGTTCGTGGCCTCGATGGCTACTCATCACAGTTCGGCCGCGCGCCGTGAAGCGGTGCGTGCATGGGGGATCCTGCCGCCGGGCGAGCGGTCGGCGCTGCTGGCCGACCCTGACCCCGAGGTGCGGCGGGCCGCCGCGCTGTGGGAGTGCCGGCGAGACGCACTCGTCACCGCCGAACTCCTCCGCGATCCGAAGTCTGCCGCCGAGGCGCTGCGCCGAGGGCTCCTCGTCCGCGCCGACGCCGAGCGGTGCGTCGCCGAGCGGACGCACCTCGCGGACCTCGCCGAGAACCCGTCGTTGCCTGCCGACCTCGTGGAGCGGCTCGCCGTCGACCCCGACGGGGCCGTACGGCTCGCGGTCTCCCTCAGGCCCGAGCTGGACGAGACCCGGCGCATAGCGATCGACTTCACGGTCGGGGACTTCGACAGGGGCGACGGCGTGCAGTGGGTACGGGACGGGCTCGCCGACCCCGAGGTGCTGCCTCGGGCCGCGGCCTCTGCCCACCCGCTGCTCCGGCGCGCCGCCGCCCGGAGCCCCCACCTGCCGCCCGACCTGCTGCGCCTACTCGCACCCGTCGAGGACCCGGTGGTGGAGAACCACCTGGGCATTCACCACCCCGACACTCCGGAGGAGGTCCTGCTGCGTGTGTACGCGAGGCTCGGAGGGACGTTCTCCGCCTGGATGGCGGAGACGCACCCCCGCTTCCCCCGCGAGGGCCTCGCCTCCCGCTACGCGGACCACCCGGACGGAAACTACCGTCGGCTGGCCGTCCGGGACCCGGCCGCCACGCCCGCGCTGATCGAACGGCTCAGCCATGACCCCGCGGTCTGGACGCGCCAGGCGGCGGCCGGCGACCCACGCCTCCCGCTCCACCGGCTCCGCGAGGCGCTCCATGTCCCCGAACTGGCCTCCAACGCGGGTGCCAATCCGGCGCTTCCCGAGGATGAGATGGCCGCCGTCCTGGACAAGGCCGGTGTTCCCGCCTGA
- a CDS encoding DUF397 domain-containing protein translates to MNTPNPQPEPAWRKSSYSSGGGNCVEVMVFDADTVAVRDSKTPAQAPLHFSSTTFTTFLQVLNSHTVLDS, encoded by the coding sequence TTGAACACTCCGAACCCCCAGCCCGAGCCCGCCTGGCGCAAGAGCAGCTACAGCAGCGGAGGCGGCAACTGCGTGGAGGTCATGGTCTTCGATGCGGACACCGTCGCCGTACGCGACTCGAAGACCCCCGCCCAGGCCCCGTTGCACTTCTCCAGCACGACGTTCACCACTTTCCTCCAGGTGTTGAACAGCCACACGGTCCTCGATTCCTAG
- a CDS encoding helix-turn-helix transcriptional regulator — translation MSEAQPNMMRRRLGGALKTLRQRTGMNLDDAAARIGLPSGSTLSKVENAKRLVSTTALDAYFTAYGVGANDARRDEIRKLATLAGSTRRANLLRQYGDAVPDPFADYLELEDLAAQADIYASQVIPGILQTHDYAQAVIDGSRRWRTEREAKTFAELRMQRAAVLTRPTPLPVWCVLDEAALRRAMGGPPVLAEQLGHLLTLQETLPHLQLQVLPFAAGAHPAMDGTHTIFRFDAGGPVVVVEPMTKSLYLEEDADVGQYDVNFNHLRSQALDTKRSRTFIRDVIKEIR, via the coding sequence ATGTCAGAGGCCCAGCCGAACATGATGCGCCGACGCCTGGGCGGCGCCCTCAAGACCCTGCGGCAACGCACCGGCATGAACCTCGACGATGCCGCCGCACGGATCGGCCTTCCCAGCGGAAGCACCCTCAGCAAGGTCGAGAACGCCAAACGGCTCGTGTCCACAACCGCCCTGGACGCGTACTTCACCGCCTACGGCGTCGGCGCAAACGACGCCCGCCGCGACGAGATCCGCAAGCTGGCCACGCTCGCAGGTTCCACCCGTCGCGCCAACCTCCTGCGCCAGTACGGCGACGCGGTACCCGATCCCTTCGCCGACTACCTCGAACTCGAAGACCTCGCCGCCCAGGCCGACATCTACGCCTCCCAGGTCATCCCCGGCATCCTCCAGACCCACGACTACGCCCAAGCCGTCATCGACGGCAGCCGCCGCTGGAGAACCGAACGAGAGGCCAAGACCTTCGCCGAACTGCGCATGCAACGCGCGGCCGTACTGACCCGGCCAACCCCGCTGCCCGTCTGGTGCGTACTTGATGAAGCCGCGCTGCGCCGGGCGATGGGCGGGCCGCCGGTGCTGGCCGAACAGCTGGGTCACCTCCTGACCCTCCAAGAAACACTCCCCCACCTACAGCTCCAGGTGCTCCCCTTCGCCGCCGGAGCGCACCCTGCGATGGACGGAACCCACACGATCTTCCGGTTCGACGCCGGCGGCCCCGTCGTCGTGGTGGAGCCCATGACCAAGTCCCTCTACCTCGAAGAGGACGCCGACGTCGGCCAGTACGACGTCAACTTCAACCACCTGCGCAGCCAGGCCCTGGACACCAAGCGCTCCCGCACCTTCATCCGCGATGTGATCAAGGAGATCCGTTGA
- a CDS encoding histidine phosphatase family protein yields the protein MAPRTELTLAVIRHAESTENATKPNFYLDPRPWTATAAHALSRDLVGLTPRGFEQCLWLRRTLPDLLGPDPVVRTSQYRRSQDTAALALPGLPSEATAVLNEQHYGDATYMTKRELFATYPEGVDDRRLRKHLWVPPGEGGESLAGGVLHRANTFITALPVLASTAAAVVAITHHTAILALRTLLEGRPVTDLVDEARRRKTPNGAVLLYRLRGGRFEAAGGAEPDC from the coding sequence ATGGCACCGCGCACCGAGCTGACCCTGGCCGTGATCCGCCATGCCGAATCGACGGAGAACGCCACCAAACCCAACTTCTACCTCGACCCCCGCCCCTGGACCGCAACAGCTGCCCACGCCTTATCTCGCGACCTCGTCGGCCTCACCCCACGCGGCTTCGAACAGTGCCTGTGGCTGCGCCGCACACTGCCCGACCTCCTAGGCCCCGATCCGGTCGTACGCACCTCGCAGTACCGGCGCTCCCAGGACACCGCGGCCCTGGCCCTGCCCGGCCTGCCGAGCGAGGCGACCGCCGTGCTGAACGAACAGCACTATGGCGACGCCACCTACATGACCAAGCGGGAGCTGTTCGCCACCTACCCCGAGGGCGTCGACGACCGCCGTCTGCGCAAGCACCTGTGGGTGCCGCCGGGCGAGGGCGGCGAATCGCTGGCCGGGGGCGTGCTGCACCGGGCGAACACCTTCATCACCGCGCTGCCCGTGCTCGCGAGCACCGCGGCCGCGGTGGTGGCCATCACGCACCACACCGCGATCCTGGCGCTGCGCACCCTCCTGGAGGGGCGGCCGGTCACCGACCTGGTCGACGAGGCCCGCCGCCGCAAGACCCCGAACGGGGCGGTGCTGCTCTACCGGCTGCGCGGCGGGCGGTTCGAGGCAGCCGGCGGCGCCGAGCCGGACTGCTGA
- a CDS encoding PD40 domain-containing protein translates to MAALALQVCQEMLATGTLALAPVKVRLCLACGGDEEEWRRRWTGTDKAVSQQPRSPEDDTDPPYRGLSRFEPGDADLFFGRDAMTAQLAGTACRHRVTALVGASGSGKSSLLRAGLVPGLRHTDSAARQAPAAVRILTPGAHPMAHGQRLEPAAGPGETWLLVDQFEELFTVCSDDAEREAFLERLLAARDESSRLRVVLAVRADFFGHCAAHRNLAAALKDTVVLVGPMDKDQLRAAIVRPAVARGLIVERDLTARIIEDVGDEPGALPLMSHALMETWRRRRGRTLTPQAYEGAGGLHGSIARTAEDTYQQLTPDQAALARHILLRLIAPGNGTQDTHRPTARTEFATTDPCTEEAQTETDAVLNRLAHSRLLTLDDGHVRLTHEALITAWPRLHSWINDERDRIRLHRQLTRDAAGWQELDRDPTTLYRGSRLTWAEETFTGEDRNALNALESAFLDAGLAARETERAHAARAARRSRRVAAAVAVLCVLALVAGTVAVQRAVTSNELRQSARSRELAGQAADAATDQPEAALLTALAGYHHAHTVEARSALISSYAEYRANRLGGHTRDLTTLAFAPDGRTLVTASDDHTVKLWDSAGHRLLATLVGHVAGVNAIAIAPDSRTLATAADDSTVRLWGLTTHRAKAVLTGHKGAVNGVAFSRDGHTLATAGADRTVRLWNTSSHKPEHTITGLSGAINAVAFSPDGHTLAMGGDDGRTRLWNVKTHRWTATVTGHTDAVDTVVFSPDGHTLATAGNDGSAKLWTASGNRLKKTLSVYDSAAPALAFAPDSRHLVTASPVGVGGISVWDTRTGHKTATLGETPARAVAWRPDGRTVAVVATSRHAGLWDLRTHEVSSSGFFSAQRNFFAIALRPDSNVVAAAGYGKITSWDTARQRYISDFRTPDYVQAEAFTPDGRVLATATSSKTMLWSYPTGRLLATLDSHNTTVTGLEISPDGHTLAAAGYDHTVRLWNLATRHTISVLTGHPDSVQAIAFSPDGKTLASAGDDRTIQLWDVTTGRRKAILTGHTNTLFALDFSPDGKTLASAGDDRTIRLWNVASHHTRTTLTDNSGRITSVRFSPDGNTLATGGPGRTIRLWDPATHRTTATLTSYRAPLLDDPDSFLPALEFTPDSRTLISLGGPSIRLWDLNADHIATRVCQQSKANHWGELLHALPQERPCP, encoded by the coding sequence GTGGCCGCCCTGGCCCTGCAGGTCTGCCAGGAGATGCTGGCCACCGGCACGCTGGCCCTGGCCCCGGTAAAGGTGCGGCTGTGTCTGGCCTGCGGCGGTGACGAGGAGGAGTGGCGACGCCGCTGGACAGGGACCGACAAGGCGGTATCACAGCAGCCCCGCTCGCCGGAGGACGACACCGATCCGCCCTACCGGGGGCTGTCCCGCTTCGAACCCGGGGACGCGGACCTGTTCTTCGGCCGCGACGCGATGACGGCGCAACTGGCCGGCACCGCCTGCCGGCACCGCGTCACCGCGTTGGTGGGGGCCTCCGGCAGCGGTAAGTCCTCACTGCTGCGCGCCGGGCTCGTCCCCGGCCTGCGCCACACCGACAGTGCCGCCCGCCAGGCCCCGGCTGCTGTGCGCATCCTCACCCCCGGCGCACATCCCATGGCGCACGGCCAACGTCTGGAACCTGCCGCCGGGCCCGGGGAAACCTGGCTGCTGGTGGACCAGTTCGAAGAGCTGTTCACCGTCTGCAGCGACGATGCGGAACGCGAGGCATTCCTGGAGCGACTGCTGGCCGCGCGCGACGAGAGCAGCCGACTGCGCGTGGTCTTAGCTGTACGGGCCGACTTCTTCGGCCACTGTGCCGCCCACCGGAACCTGGCGGCTGCGCTCAAGGACACCGTGGTGCTGGTCGGCCCCATGGACAAGGATCAGCTACGCGCGGCCATCGTGAGGCCGGCCGTGGCCCGTGGGCTGATCGTCGAACGGGACCTGACCGCCCGCATCATCGAGGACGTCGGAGACGAACCCGGCGCCCTGCCGCTGATGTCCCATGCACTGATGGAAACCTGGCGCCGCCGCCGAGGACGAACGCTGACCCCCCAGGCATATGAAGGCGCCGGCGGACTGCACGGCTCCATCGCCCGCACTGCCGAAGACACCTACCAACAGCTCACCCCAGACCAGGCCGCCCTCGCCCGCCACATCCTGCTGCGCCTCATCGCGCCGGGAAACGGCACCCAGGACACCCACCGTCCCACCGCCCGCACCGAATTCGCTACCACCGACCCCTGCACCGAAGAAGCGCAAACCGAGACCGATGCGGTTCTCAACCGCCTTGCCCACAGCCGGCTGCTCACCCTCGACGACGGCCACGTCCGCCTCACACACGAAGCACTGATCACCGCCTGGCCTCGGCTCCACAGCTGGATCAACGACGAGCGCGACCGCATCCGCCTGCACCGCCAGCTCACCCGCGACGCCGCCGGCTGGCAGGAACTCGATCGCGACCCCACAACCCTTTACCGCGGCAGTCGACTCACCTGGGCAGAAGAGACCTTCACCGGCGAGGACCGCAACGCACTCAATGCACTCGAATCCGCATTCCTCGACGCGGGTCTCGCCGCCCGGGAGACGGAACGCGCACACGCAGCACGCGCGGCACGCCGCTCTCGCCGAGTCGCCGCAGCCGTGGCCGTGTTATGCGTTCTTGCCCTCGTTGCAGGCACCGTTGCCGTGCAACGGGCCGTCACGTCCAACGAGCTTCGTCAGTCGGCACGATCCCGTGAACTGGCGGGCCAGGCAGCGGATGCGGCAACTGACCAGCCGGAGGCGGCGCTGCTGACAGCGCTGGCGGGCTACCATCACGCTCACACCGTCGAGGCCCGCTCCGCGCTGATCAGTTCGTACGCCGAGTACCGCGCCAACCGCCTCGGCGGCCACACCCGTGACCTGACCACTCTGGCCTTCGCCCCCGACGGCCGCACTCTGGTCACCGCCAGCGACGACCACACCGTCAAACTCTGGGATTCCGCCGGCCATCGTCTGCTTGCGACCCTTGTGGGTCACGTCGCCGGCGTCAATGCGATAGCCATTGCACCTGACAGTCGTACCCTGGCTACTGCCGCCGACGACAGCACGGTACGTCTTTGGGGCCTCACCACGCATCGCGCCAAAGCTGTCCTCACCGGCCATAAGGGAGCGGTCAACGGTGTGGCGTTCAGCCGCGACGGCCATACCCTCGCCACAGCTGGTGCCGACCGAACAGTCCGCCTGTGGAACACGTCCTCACATAAGCCGGAGCATACGATCACCGGGCTCAGCGGGGCGATCAACGCAGTGGCCTTCAGCCCTGACGGACACACCCTCGCGATGGGCGGGGACGACGGTAGGACCAGGCTCTGGAACGTCAAAACCCACCGGTGGACCGCCACTGTGACGGGGCATACCGACGCCGTGGACACCGTGGTGTTCAGCCCTGACGGACACACCCTCGCCACTGCCGGCAACGACGGAAGCGCCAAACTGTGGACAGCCTCCGGCAACAGACTGAAGAAGACCCTGTCCGTGTACGACAGTGCTGCACCAGCACTTGCCTTCGCTCCCGATAGCAGGCACCTAGTCACAGCCAGCCCAGTGGGAGTGGGCGGAATTTCGGTGTGGGACACGAGAACCGGACACAAGACCGCAACCCTGGGCGAGACTCCGGCCCGTGCGGTGGCATGGCGGCCGGACGGCCGCACTGTCGCAGTCGTCGCCACCTCGCGTCACGCAGGTCTGTGGGACCTGCGTACACATGAGGTTTCCTCCTCCGGCTTCTTCTCTGCCCAGCGAAACTTCTTCGCCATCGCATTGCGCCCCGACAGCAACGTCGTAGCAGCAGCCGGCTACGGAAAGATCACCTCCTGGGATACCGCCCGCCAGCGCTATATCAGCGACTTCCGCACACCCGATTACGTGCAAGCCGAAGCCTTCACCCCTGACGGCCGAGTCCTCGCCACAGCCACCAGCTCCAAGACGATGCTGTGGAGCTATCCCACCGGCCGGCTCCTGGCCACGCTTGACAGCCATAACACCACCGTCACCGGCCTCGAAATCTCCCCGGACGGCCACACCCTGGCCGCAGCCGGATACGACCACACCGTTCGCCTGTGGAACTTGGCCACCCGACACACGATCTCCGTGCTCACCGGGCATCCTGATTCGGTCCAAGCGATCGCATTCAGTCCGGACGGTAAAACCCTGGCCTCAGCCGGCGACGACCGCACCATCCAACTGTGGGACGTCACCACCGGCCGACGAAAAGCCATCCTCACCGGCCACACCAACACCCTCTTCGCCCTCGATTTCAGTCCGGACGGTAAAACCCTCGCCTCAGCCGGCGACGACCGCACCATCCGCCTGTGGAATGTCGCCAGCCACCACACACGGACAACCCTCACCGACAACAGCGGAAGGATCACCTCCGTCCGCTTCAGCCCAGACGGCAACACACTGGCCACAGGCGGGCCGGGCCGCACCATCCGCCTGTGGGATCCGGCCACCCACCGCACCACCGCCACCCTCACCAGCTACCGTGCACCACTCCTGGACGACCCGGATTCCTTTCTCCCGGCACTGGAGTTCACCCCCGACAGCCGCACCCTCATCAGCTTGGGCGGCCCCAGCATCCGACTATGGGACCTCAACGCCGACCACATCGCCACCCGCGTCTGCCAGCAGAGCAAAGCGAACCATTGGGGAGAATTGCTTCACGCGCTACCGCAAGAAAGGCCCTGTCCCTGA
- a CDS encoding contact-dependent growth inhibition system immunity protein → MDRLLHLDRTLDELDPPRWAPPAADATRLVREVHRLRRIPLGELGPADLRTLLSQQVALPYVLPLAVRLLLEDPLLDAYFYEGDLLLAAVNAPASAWSLLPGLGARLRTVITTLPGSAAADLPRGGAEELARFVAPPEASRWPDELAGEGIRRED, encoded by the coding sequence ATGGACCGTCTGCTGCACCTTGACCGCACACTCGACGAGTTGGACCCGCCCCGCTGGGCTCCTCCTGCCGCTGACGCGACCCGCTTGGTGCGCGAGGTGCACAGGTTGCGACGCATTCCGCTAGGCGAACTTGGTCCGGCAGATCTGCGCACACTCCTCTCGCAGCAGGTGGCCCTGCCGTACGTCCTTCCACTCGCAGTGCGCTTGCTGCTTGAGGATCCGCTGCTGGATGCATATTTCTACGAGGGAGACTTGCTGCTCGCCGCCGTCAATGCCCCAGCCTCCGCCTGGTCCTTGCTGCCGGGCCTCGGTGCGCGGCTGCGCACCGTGATCACGACACTGCCGGGGTCAGCGGCCGCCGATCTGCCGCGCGGCGGCGCCGAGGAGCTTGCCCGCTTCGTCGCGCCGCCCGAGGCATCTCGCTGGCCTGACGAATTGGCGGGTGAAGGAATCCGTAGGGAGGACTGA
- a CDS encoding AAA family ATPase — MPLRARVTARPSLIVTGPAGAGKTTALLQVGRACHLAHTRRQGDTAAAGQVPVAYVLVPPAASAKTLALEFARYLGIPLTGRMSQAQIVNSVCHTYTQAGVRLVLIDEIHRLNPRTTTGAQSADLLKDLTERISATFVYAGIDVTGTALFCGVRGAQLAARASLVDCDPLPARDGEREPFKDLVQALENALDLRHHRRGSLVRLVPYLHARTAGRIGSLARLVKQAAITALIDGTERITKTTLDAVRVDHLSEQRYRPRARTKPGTW; from the coding sequence TTGCCTCTGCGTGCCCGGGTCACCGCACGCCCGTCCCTGATCGTCACCGGCCCCGCCGGCGCGGGCAAGACCACGGCGCTGCTCCAAGTCGGCCGCGCCTGCCACCTGGCCCACACCCGCCGCCAGGGCGATACGGCCGCGGCCGGGCAGGTCCCGGTCGCCTACGTGCTCGTGCCGCCCGCCGCCAGCGCGAAGACCCTGGCTCTCGAATTCGCCCGCTACCTCGGAATCCCCCTGACAGGCCGCATGTCGCAGGCCCAGATCGTCAACAGCGTCTGCCACACCTACACGCAGGCGGGTGTGCGGCTGGTGCTGATCGACGAGATCCACCGGCTCAACCCCCGCACCACCACCGGCGCCCAGAGCGCTGATCTGCTGAAAGACCTCACCGAACGCATCAGCGCGACGTTCGTGTACGCGGGCATCGACGTCACCGGGACCGCGCTGTTCTGCGGGGTGCGCGGGGCGCAGCTCGCCGCACGCGCCTCCCTCGTCGACTGCGATCCCTTGCCCGCCCGCGACGGTGAACGTGAGCCGTTCAAAGACCTGGTACAAGCCCTGGAGAACGCGCTCGACCTCCGCCACCACCGGCGAGGGAGCCTGGTGCGGCTGGTGCCATACCTGCACGCCCGCACCGCCGGACGGATCGGGTCGCTTGCGCGTCTGGTCAAGCAGGCGGCCATCACCGCGCTCATCGACGGCACGGAACGCATCACGAAGACCACCCTCGACGCCGTCCGCGTGGACCACCTATCCGAACAGCGCTACCGGCCCCGTGCCCGAACCAAGCCCGGCACCTGGTGA
- a CDS encoding LGFP repeat-containing protein, protein MRLAYRKQGLWGTFRCNPAGFPLLAHLFSQYLSGVKTLRKLALFATACLAAPFLTSSPAAAADRDFCGKTVSGAILDKYIAMDDVSSPLKCPVTDEMTTPDGRGRYTHFQNGSIYWSAATGAHPVWGAVRDKWQAMGWETSALGYPKSDELKNADGKGVRQEFEGGTVYWSAATGAHPVWGKIGATWGEYGWENSAFGYPASDETDGTDSYTDAKGVHTYRQVTQKFASGATLFWIPGGASEGCGGECTGYEVEAPGSLVKQVRVNLPTDSDKFVLMVYPTDAGFRAASTRPPTDGRRCGRTRRIRCAWTRPTRRNLCVSSMRVTPRTHTRSPTAAGTPATRGTWSRTCRT, encoded by the coding sequence ATGCGCCTGGCCTACCGCAAGCAGGGCCTATGGGGGACATTCCGGTGCAACCCGGCCGGATTCCCTCTCCTCGCGCACCTCTTTTCCCAGTACCTTTCCGGGGTGAAAACACTTCGGAAACTCGCCCTGTTCGCGACAGCCTGCCTGGCCGCCCCCTTCCTTACGTCGTCCCCGGCAGCCGCAGCCGACCGCGACTTCTGCGGGAAGACCGTCTCCGGCGCCATCCTCGACAAGTACATCGCGATGGATGACGTGTCCTCGCCGCTGAAATGCCCGGTGACGGACGAGATGACCACTCCCGACGGGCGCGGCCGGTACACCCACTTCCAGAACGGCTCGATCTACTGGTCGGCGGCGACCGGTGCCCACCCGGTATGGGGGGCGGTGCGCGACAAGTGGCAGGCGATGGGCTGGGAGACGTCCGCGCTCGGCTACCCGAAGTCGGACGAGCTGAAGAACGCGGACGGCAAGGGGGTGCGCCAGGAGTTCGAGGGCGGCACCGTGTACTGGTCGGCGGCGACCGGCGCCCACCCGGTATGGGGGAAGATCGGCGCGACGTGGGGCGAGTACGGCTGGGAGAACAGCGCGTTCGGCTACCCGGCGTCCGACGAGACGGACGGTACCGACTCGTATACGGATGCCAAGGGGGTCCACACGTACCGGCAGGTGACGCAAAAGTTCGCCTCGGGTGCGACGCTGTTCTGGATTCCGGGCGGCGCGTCGGAGGGCTGCGGCGGCGAGTGCACCGGCTACGAGGTGGAGGCACCGGGCAGCCTCGTCAAGCAGGTGCGAGTGAACCTGCCGACAGACTCGGACAAGTTCGTGCTGATGGTCTACCCGACGGATGCCGGGTTCCGGGCGGCATCGACAAGGCCGCCGACGGATGGCAGGAGGTGTGGACGAACACGCCGAATCCGCTGCGCCTGGACACGACCGACGAGGCGGAATCTCTGCGTAAGCAGTATGCGTGTCACGCCGCGTACGCACACCAGGAGTCCGACGGCGGCTGGAACACCGGCAACTCGTGGGACCTGGAGTCGGACCTGCCGAACGTGA